A region from the Halosolutus gelatinilyticus genome encodes:
- the fdhF gene encoding formate dehydrogenase subunit alpha: MSSDKRDPVKTICPYCGVGCGIQIQQGEEPGDVQFMPWGDAPVNEGRICIKGGAATEVVDHEDRLTEPLIKEDGEFREATWEEAYDRIVGELERIREEYGPDATGFFGSSKTMNEENYLLQKLARRYGTNNVDNCTRMCHASTVWALRTSLGAGAMTNSMQDLREEADVFWIQGANPGEQHPIANSQYFRQAVLEGATVIQVDPHANKTTRSFQIDDTDRHQHLQLNPGTDIPLLNVVIKTILERHEENPDADWIDEEFIEERTEGFEHLKRTLRDFDKKAAAEECGLDLEEIELAAEKYATADNAAIFTGMGMSQHACGVDNVQNEINLALITGNLGRPGTGVNPLRGQNNVQGTCDVGAMPNVLPGYQLVDDDDARTAVEAEWGFDVPDEPGLTNVELSHEFGESVHGLYVMGENPVMSEPDANRVAERIQRLEFMVVQDIFMTETAKYADVILPATTWAERDGTVTNTDRRVQRMRGVDKVHENTKHDLEILSEIGTRLFGAEEFDFDGPEEVFEELRQVCPIYHGMTYDILGEEGVHWPCYEPGDEGDLFLYEAEFDTESGLGHIEGVRHTPPDETPDDEYPLILTTARLEEHYNTGTMSRRSPTLNRQTPENFVDVHPNDAARYGIEDGEKVVLTSRRGEITVEAQVTEDTKEGVVWTTPHFAAASANRLTNDVLDERAKIPEYKAAAAEIEVGIEPAGDSRSAADD; this comes from the coding sequence ATGTCCAGTGACAAGCGCGATCCGGTCAAGACGATCTGTCCGTACTGCGGGGTCGGGTGCGGCATCCAGATCCAGCAGGGCGAGGAACCGGGCGACGTACAGTTTATGCCGTGGGGCGACGCGCCGGTCAACGAGGGGCGGATCTGCATCAAAGGCGGCGCGGCGACGGAGGTCGTCGACCACGAAGACCGCCTCACCGAGCCCCTAATCAAGGAAGACGGCGAGTTCCGCGAGGCGACCTGGGAAGAGGCCTACGATCGCATCGTCGGCGAACTCGAGCGGATCCGCGAGGAGTACGGCCCCGACGCGACGGGCTTTTTCGGCTCCTCGAAGACGATGAACGAGGAGAACTACCTCCTCCAGAAACTCGCCCGCCGGTACGGCACCAACAACGTCGACAACTGCACGCGGATGTGCCACGCCTCGACGGTCTGGGCGCTGCGGACGAGCCTGGGCGCGGGCGCGATGACCAACAGCATGCAGGACCTCCGCGAGGAGGCCGACGTCTTCTGGATCCAGGGGGCGAACCCGGGCGAACAGCACCCGATCGCCAACAGCCAGTACTTCCGGCAGGCGGTGCTCGAGGGCGCGACCGTCATCCAGGTCGACCCCCACGCGAACAAGACGACCCGATCGTTCCAGATCGACGACACCGATCGGCACCAGCACCTCCAGTTGAATCCGGGGACCGACATCCCGCTGCTGAACGTCGTCATCAAGACGATCCTCGAGAGACACGAGGAGAACCCCGACGCGGACTGGATCGACGAGGAGTTCATCGAGGAGCGCACTGAGGGGTTCGAACACCTGAAACGGACGCTTCGGGACTTCGATAAGAAGGCCGCCGCGGAGGAGTGCGGCCTCGATCTCGAGGAGATCGAACTCGCCGCGGAAAAGTACGCGACGGCGGACAACGCAGCCATCTTCACCGGGATGGGGATGAGCCAGCACGCCTGCGGCGTCGACAACGTGCAAAACGAGATCAACCTGGCGCTGATCACGGGGAATCTCGGCCGTCCCGGCACCGGCGTCAACCCGCTGCGCGGCCAGAACAACGTCCAGGGAACCTGCGACGTCGGCGCGATGCCGAACGTCCTGCCGGGCTACCAGCTGGTCGACGACGACGATGCTCGCACGGCCGTCGAAGCGGAGTGGGGCTTCGACGTTCCCGACGAGCCGGGGCTCACGAACGTCGAGCTCTCCCACGAGTTCGGCGAGTCCGTCCACGGGCTGTACGTGATGGGCGAGAACCCCGTCATGTCCGAACCCGACGCCAACCGCGTCGCCGAACGGATCCAGCGCCTCGAGTTCATGGTAGTCCAGGATATCTTCATGACCGAGACCGCGAAGTACGCCGACGTGATCCTGCCGGCGACGACCTGGGCCGAGCGCGACGGCACCGTCACCAACACCGATCGACGCGTCCAGCGGATGCGCGGGGTCGATAAGGTCCACGAGAATACGAAACACGACCTCGAGATCCTCTCGGAGATCGGGACTCGGCTCTTCGGCGCCGAGGAGTTCGACTTCGACGGCCCCGAAGAAGTCTTCGAGGAACTGCGGCAGGTCTGTCCGATCTACCACGGGATGACCTACGACATCCTCGGCGAGGAGGGCGTCCACTGGCCCTGCTACGAACCCGGCGACGAGGGGGACCTGTTCCTCTACGAAGCGGAGTTCGACACGGAAAGCGGCCTGGGCCACATCGAGGGCGTCCGCCACACTCCGCCGGACGAGACGCCCGACGACGAGTACCCGCTGATCCTCACAACCGCGCGTCTCGAGGAGCACTACAACACGGGGACGATGAGCCGCCGATCGCCGACGCTCAATAGACAGACCCCGGAGAACTTCGTCGACGTGCACCCGAACGACGCGGCGCGCTACGGGATCGAAGACGGCGAGAAGGTGGTCCTCACGTCCCGCCGCGGCGAGATCACCGTCGAGGCGCAAGTCACCGAGGACACCAAGGAGGGCGTCGTCTGGACCACGCCGCACTTCGCCGCCGCGTCGGCCAACCGGCTCACGAACGACGTGCTCGACGAGCGGGCGAAGATCCCCGAGTACAAGGCCGCGGCCGCAGAGATCGAGGTCGGCATCGAACCCGCCGGCGACTCACGGTCAGCGGCGGACGACTGA
- a CDS encoding ABC transporter substrate-binding protein, translated as MTSERSADAATADERAATEPTAVDFQLNWEPNGFQAPYFLARERGFYGDEGLDVRFVEGHGSPFAAERAAKGRAEFALAGASAVLSVQSRGLDPLAVAAVTGKTPAAIYTLRDVFGEPLERPAQLVGRTIAPSATKTRILTAQLLEDEGIRDEVELLGVDDHTHHRVQHKLLDGEVDAAVGVVTNGYELEREHDRTADELPIGNHLDVYGMTIVSSPEFARENPETVRAFLRATARGWATATRDPEAAIDVLVERNATLERRRPVERRKFETAATDLQFTDAVRRRGWGTHDGDRWRTLGRTLSETDLLEGDVDPKAVWTNDFVDRDAEVIRDYAGRVEV; from the coding sequence ATGACGTCCGAACGGTCCGCCGACGCCGCGACCGCCGACGAACGAGCAGCGACCGAACCGACGGCCGTCGACTTCCAGCTCAACTGGGAGCCGAACGGGTTCCAGGCGCCGTACTTCCTCGCCCGCGAGCGGGGTTTCTACGGGGACGAGGGCCTCGACGTGCGGTTCGTCGAGGGCCACGGCTCGCCGTTCGCCGCGGAACGGGCCGCGAAGGGGCGAGCCGAGTTCGCGCTTGCGGGTGCGAGCGCCGTCCTCTCGGTTCAGAGCCGCGGCCTCGATCCGCTCGCCGTCGCCGCCGTGACGGGGAAGACGCCGGCGGCGATCTACACCCTTCGGGACGTCTTCGGCGAACCGCTCGAGCGTCCGGCCCAACTGGTCGGTCGGACGATCGCCCCCTCGGCGACCAAGACCCGAATCCTGACGGCCCAGTTGCTCGAGGACGAGGGCATCCGCGACGAGGTCGAGTTGCTCGGCGTCGACGACCACACCCACCACCGCGTCCAGCACAAACTCCTCGATGGCGAGGTCGACGCCGCCGTCGGCGTCGTCACGAACGGCTACGAACTCGAGCGCGAACACGATCGGACCGCCGACGAACTGCCGATCGGGAACCACCTCGACGTCTACGGCATGACGATCGTCTCCAGTCCCGAGTTCGCCCGAGAGAATCCGGAGACGGTCCGCGCGTTCCTTCGCGCGACGGCCCGCGGGTGGGCGACGGCGACGCGCGATCCCGAGGCGGCGATCGACGTCCTCGTCGAGCGCAACGCCACGCTCGAGCGACGACGCCCCGTCGAGCGACGGAAGTTCGAGACGGCCGCGACGGACCTCCAGTTCACCGACGCCGTCCGCCGGCGAGGGTGGGGCACCCACGACGGCGACCGGTGGCGCACGCTCGGGCGCACGCTTTCCGAGACCGACCTGCTGGAGGGAGACGTCGACCCGAAAGCTGTGTGGACGAACGACTTCGTCGACAGGGACGCCGAAGTCATCCGGGACTACGCCGGACGGGTGGAGGTCTGA
- the nadE gene encoding NAD(+) synthase yields the protein MIENKETFIYSEQDRTGRPFLTDERALDEIRARICAGVRSLVADANADGVVVAMSGGIDSTVTAALAVEALGVDRVLGLGLPCHKAEQADVSDARTIAAGLGIEFEELQLRPVFEAFRRTIVDELGTEASGNERVRSAGAPIEVGNAVARLRMCCAYYAANSRSRLVLGTANRSELLLGYFTKYGDGATDAYPIGDLYKAEVRALANHLGIPRRIVHKEPTAGFWADQTDADELGTAEGIFAGIGNAGAGLGAYFTLPRIFGEGYVGPLFDANWRAAFFYTGVLAIVLGVVYVVFGDAAKSAEKRESTKAGVSFERWCYIATRYGAVVLSVAYVMSFGLELAMNGWLGTYYREAFGQGDIVVAATFAATFSVAAGFLRPIGGYVSDLVARKERNLLPWFEGRYREQWTFATLVFVVLAMLGMTAAGMTGNVYAAVVAGFLVGTGCAFAEGAIFAQVPAMFPNDSGAVAGVVGGIGSSGGSIYPLLFAAPFLPTLHAGYAVVAVTMIPILAVSAWVFQPDVAEEATTGGWLVDEPTGQTATAVADD from the coding sequence ATGATCGAGAATAAGGAGACGTTCATCTATTCGGAGCAGGATCGTACCGGCCGGCCGTTCCTCACGGACGAGAGAGCGCTCGATGAAATCCGGGCGCGAATTTGCGCCGGCGTTCGATCGCTCGTCGCCGACGCGAACGCGGACGGCGTCGTCGTGGCGATGAGCGGCGGGATCGACTCGACCGTGACGGCGGCGCTGGCGGTCGAGGCGCTCGGCGTCGATCGCGTGCTCGGCCTCGGTCTCCCGTGTCACAAGGCCGAGCAGGCCGACGTGAGCGACGCTCGAACGATCGCCGCGGGATTGGGGATCGAGTTCGAAGAACTGCAGTTACGCCCGGTTTTCGAGGCGTTTCGGCGGACGATCGTCGACGAACTCGGGACCGAGGCGTCCGGGAACGAACGAGTGCGATCGGCGGGGGCGCCGATCGAGGTCGGGAACGCGGTCGCGCGATTGCGAATGTGCTGTGCGTACTACGCGGCGAACAGCCGATCCCGACTGGTACTCGGAACTGCGAACCGATCGGAGCTGTTGCTCGGCTACTTCACGAAGTACGGGGACGGCGCCACCGACGCGTATCCGATCGGCGACCTGTACAAGGCCGAGGTTCGCGCGCTCGCCAACCACCTCGGGATTCCCCGTCGGATCGTTCACAAGGAGCCGACCGCGGGATTCTGGGCCGACCAGACCGACGCCGACGAACTGGGGACGGCGGAGGGGATCTTCGCCGGCATCGGAAACGCCGGCGCGGGGCTGGGCGCGTACTTCACTTTGCCGCGGATCTTCGGCGAGGGGTACGTCGGGCCCCTGTTCGACGCGAACTGGCGAGCGGCGTTCTTCTACACGGGCGTCCTCGCGATCGTCCTCGGCGTCGTGTACGTCGTCTTCGGCGACGCCGCAAAGAGCGCCGAAAAGCGGGAGTCGACGAAAGCCGGCGTGAGCTTCGAACGGTGGTGTTACATCGCCACCCGTTACGGCGCGGTCGTGCTCTCGGTGGCCTACGTCATGTCGTTCGGCCTCGAACTCGCGATGAACGGCTGGCTGGGAACCTACTATCGCGAGGCGTTCGGCCAGGGCGACATCGTCGTCGCGGCCACGTTCGCCGCGACGTTCTCCGTCGCGGCCGGATTCCTCCGTCCGATCGGCGGCTACGTCAGCGATCTCGTCGCGCGGAAGGAGCGGAACCTCCTCCCGTGGTTCGAGGGCCGCTATCGCGAGCAGTGGACCTTCGCGACGCTCGTGTTCGTCGTGCTCGCCATGCTCGGGATGACGGCCGCCGGGATGACCGGCAACGTCTACGCCGCCGTCGTCGCCGGGTTCCTCGTCGGCACGGGGTGTGCATTCGCCGAGGGCGCGATCTTCGCCCAGGTTCCCGCGATGTTCCCGAACGATTCGGGCGCGGTCGCCGGCGTCGTCGGCGGCATCGGCTCTTCCGGCGGGTCGATCTACCCGCTGCTCTTCGCCGCACCGTTTCTGCCGACCCTCCACGCGGGATACGCGGTCGTCGCGGTCACGATGATCCCGATCCTGGCGGTGAGCGCCTGGGTGTTCCAACCCGACGTGGCCGAGGAGGCCACCACCGGCGGATGGCTCGTCGACGAACCGACGGGTCAGACGGCGACCGCCGTCGCGGACGATTAG
- a CDS encoding amphi-Trp domain-containing protein: protein MSDRVTLPEDRDRDRRTITDGFFEREVYLSRQETAAFLRDLADQIEADTSVTIAGDEWEIPFEYRDPIEVEIEFTSQRERELEVEVEFTESRDGSGLSVR, encoded by the coding sequence ATGTCCGATCGAGTTACGCTCCCGGAGGACCGCGATCGCGACCGCCGGACGATCACCGACGGCTTCTTCGAACGGGAGGTGTACCTCTCCCGGCAGGAAACGGCCGCCTTCCTCCGTGATCTCGCCGATCAGATCGAGGCCGATACGTCGGTGACGATCGCGGGCGACGAGTGGGAAATCCCCTTCGAGTACCGCGATCCGATCGAGGTCGAGATCGAGTTCACGAGCCAGCGCGAGCGCGAACTCGAGGTCGAGGTCGAGTTCACCGAGTCGCGCGACGGATCGGGATTGTCGGTTCGGTAG
- a CDS encoding cupin domain-containing protein yields MDHVRAADAELEEVTTGVYLGDLSTGDRASMKYWRIEPGATLPTHSHEHEQIGYVLRGALTAIVDGQEVRLEEGDAYRFPSGQRHGAENRGDEPAIGLGVLAPPRTEPDWRE; encoded by the coding sequence ATGGATCACGTCCGGGCGGCCGACGCCGAACTCGAAGAAGTCACGACCGGGGTCTACCTGGGCGACCTCTCGACGGGCGATCGGGCGAGCATGAAGTACTGGCGGATCGAGCCGGGGGCCACCCTCCCGACTCACAGCCACGAGCACGAACAGATCGGCTACGTGCTGCGGGGGGCGCTGACGGCGATCGTCGACGGGCAGGAAGTACGCCTCGAGGAAGGCGACGCCTACAGGTTTCCGAGCGGGCAGCGCCACGGCGCGGAAAACCGGGGCGACGAACCTGCGATCGGCCTCGGAGTTCTCGCGCCGCCGCGAACCGAACCGGACTGGCGGGAGTGA
- a CDS encoding sodium:calcium antiporter, giving the protein MIEDLVEGAIEGQGTWLAYAVLVGGAIVLTYSVEKLISYLTRTAIGLGVSIFALALVLTGFEFDDTAVALVFGAGGLEGVALGTALGTALAITGIPLAVAAIVRPFPVDVPRDYLLLFVLSPFVLVPFVLAGTLTAVHGALLVGMFFVLLGYIVVREVQRDVPVFRDSEIAERIEADGGVPLERLSLADVDRATVLEEIPEDRFATEFRYEGFFWLGLSLLALVGVVLGSTLLEVGSEVIVESWGIEETVFGATVLTLFLTFENLLLTIEPVRRGVPEIGIGHVIGSVIFSVTANVGVIAFVADVTIPRAVLAFHLPAVIVLTAVAAYAISTGRVRRRHGYVLAGLYVAYWLLALLVFGGVPIPGPL; this is encoded by the coding sequence ATGATCGAGGACCTCGTCGAGGGTGCTATCGAGGGACAGGGGACGTGGCTCGCGTACGCCGTTCTCGTCGGCGGTGCGATCGTGCTCACCTACAGCGTCGAGAAACTAATCAGTTATCTTACCAGAACGGCGATCGGTCTCGGCGTCTCGATCTTCGCGCTCGCGCTCGTCCTGACGGGGTTCGAGTTCGACGACACCGCCGTCGCGCTGGTGTTCGGGGCGGGCGGACTCGAAGGGGTCGCGCTCGGGACCGCGCTCGGGACCGCACTCGCGATCACCGGCATCCCCCTGGCCGTCGCGGCGATCGTCCGGCCGTTTCCCGTCGACGTTCCGCGCGATTATCTGCTGCTGTTCGTGCTCTCCCCGTTCGTCCTCGTCCCCTTCGTCCTCGCTGGGACGCTCACCGCCGTCCACGGTGCCCTCCTCGTCGGAATGTTCTTCGTTCTCCTCGGCTACATCGTCGTCCGGGAGGTCCAGCGTGACGTCCCCGTGTTCCGGGATTCGGAGATCGCGGAGCGGATCGAGGCCGACGGGGGCGTCCCGCTCGAACGCCTGAGCCTCGCGGACGTCGATCGCGCCACGGTCCTCGAGGAGATCCCCGAGGATCGATTCGCCACGGAGTTCCGGTACGAGGGATTCTTCTGGCTCGGCCTGTCGCTGCTCGCGCTCGTCGGCGTCGTCCTGGGATCGACGCTGCTCGAGGTCGGGTCGGAGGTGATCGTCGAGTCCTGGGGGATCGAGGAGACGGTCTTCGGGGCGACCGTGCTCACGCTGTTTCTGACGTTCGAGAACCTCCTGTTGACGATCGAACCCGTTCGAAGGGGGGTGCCGGAGATCGGCATCGGGCACGTCATCGGGAGCGTCATCTTCTCGGTGACGGCCAACGTGGGCGTGATCGCGTTCGTCGCCGACGTGACGATCCCGCGGGCCGTTCTCGCCTTCCACCTCCCCGCGGTGATCGTCCTGACCGCCGTCGCCGCGTACGCCATCTCCACCGGCCGCGTTCGACGCCGACACGGCTACGTCCTCGCCGGCCTGTACGTCGCCTATTGGCTTCTCGCGCTCCTCGTCTTCGGCGGCGTCCCGATTCCGGGTCCGCTCTGA
- a CDS encoding ArsR/SmtB family transcription factor → MSLIEVLGNGTRLEILRELSRGPRYVSELAESTGMDGATAVHHLSTLEDADLVEWYMRGNRKYYRLTRSLELRIAPPPERTFLLQADPIDGSGDSGES, encoded by the coding sequence ATGTCACTGATCGAGGTGCTAGGGAACGGGACGCGGCTCGAAATCCTTCGTGAACTCTCCCGCGGGCCGCGGTACGTCTCCGAACTCGCGGAGTCGACGGGGATGGACGGCGCGACCGCGGTTCACCACCTCTCGACGCTCGAGGACGCCGACCTCGTCGAGTGGTACATGCGCGGCAACCGCAAGTACTACCGACTCACCAGGTCCCTCGAGTTGCGGATCGCGCCGCCGCCGGAGCGGACGTTCCTCCTCCAGGCCGATCCGATCGACGGAAGCGGCGACTCGGGAGAGTCGTGA
- a CDS encoding VOC family protein codes for MDAVDHVNVDVDDLETCYAFYRDVLDLEVLRDPSDFQGAHAMFRVGETVVTLVETGRADRWDERGLDHPLDKAHLAFETDRDAYESLMADLNDQFPKQGPYDWGEFEGFYFLDPSGNLLEVVTYEAPAGDRDRSLLTHDDVE; via the coding sequence ATGGACGCCGTCGATCACGTCAACGTCGACGTCGACGACCTCGAGACCTGCTACGCGTTCTACCGCGACGTCCTCGATCTCGAGGTACTGCGGGATCCGTCGGACTTCCAGGGCGCCCACGCGATGTTCCGGGTCGGCGAGACCGTCGTCACGCTCGTCGAAACCGGGCGCGCCGATCGGTGGGACGAACGCGGTCTCGATCACCCGCTCGACAAAGCCCACCTCGCGTTCGAGACCGATCGAGACGCCTACGAGTCGCTGATGGCCGACTTAAACGACCAGTTTCCGAAGCAAGGCCCCTACGACTGGGGCGAATTCGAGGGGTTCTACTTCCTGGATCCGAGCGGCAACTTGCTCGAAGTCGTCACGTACGAGGCGCCCGCGGGCGACCGCGATCGATCGCTGCTCACCCACGACGACGTCGAGTGA
- a CDS encoding ABC transporter substrate-binding protein: MSLSDTLRVFHLPFSFMLPQRVAARRGYFADQGLDVELIERDRRRVDWKYVPGDETLTGDADVDLYPVCKWESLKRTWSLDDGRIVAHGAFADLPYALYVRPETSIEEPSDLANVPVAVNRRTGQEYTAIRALEEHLDPGEIELVHQGMPTDRLRALRGGTVDAATLLDPHSALADHLGFRRILEFENHVGVVGTEDLDDDALAAFMRAYGRAVEEINENPSAFRAQYLEMLEADLEVAPDLFDDVDLAAIRESVTVPRYEVPELADPDDLAAHLEWMKDRDLIDERAEIGAIVAPH, from the coding sequence ATGTCACTTAGTGACACGCTACGGGTGTTTCACCTTCCGTTCTCGTTCATGCTGCCGCAGCGAGTCGCAGCGCGGCGGGGGTACTTCGCGGACCAGGGGCTCGACGTCGAGTTGATCGAGCGCGATCGGCGGCGCGTCGACTGGAAGTACGTTCCGGGGGACGAGACCCTGACCGGAGACGCGGACGTCGACCTCTACCCGGTCTGCAAGTGGGAGAGCCTCAAGCGGACCTGGTCGCTCGATGACGGGCGGATCGTCGCCCACGGCGCGTTCGCCGACCTGCCGTACGCGCTGTACGTCCGACCGGAGACGTCGATCGAGGAACCGAGCGATCTCGCGAACGTTCCCGTCGCGGTGAACCGCAGAACCGGCCAGGAGTACACGGCGATCCGGGCGCTCGAGGAGCACCTCGACCCCGGCGAGATCGAACTCGTTCACCAGGGAATGCCGACCGATCGGCTGCGGGCTCTCCGCGGGGGGACGGTCGACGCCGCAACGCTGCTCGATCCGCACAGCGCGCTCGCGGACCACCTCGGCTTCCGGCGGATACTCGAGTTCGAGAACCACGTCGGCGTCGTCGGGACCGAGGATCTCGACGACGACGCGCTGGCGGCGTTCATGCGAGCGTACGGCCGCGCCGTCGAGGAGATCAACGAGAACCCGTCGGCGTTCCGCGCGCAGTACCTCGAGATGCTCGAAGCCGATCTCGAGGTCGCGCCCGATCTCTTCGACGACGTCGATCTGGCCGCGATCCGCGAGTCGGTCACCGTCCCGCGGTACGAGGTTCCCGAACTCGCCGACCCCGATGACCTGGCCGCCCACCTCGAGTGGATGAAAGACCGGGACCTGATCGACGAGCGGGCGGAGATCGGCGCGATCGTCGCACCCCACTAA
- a CDS encoding ABC transporter substrate-binding protein, producing MDIDTQQAALDELHDDPGDLPVMRARFEHNGSPRYLLYAIKRFGFDRDHGFHLDVELVSDELEDGKETVEAKLHGGDADLIDIDYISTARERAGGAPIVAVHPYGRTVGGLVVPEASPIEGLSDLRNCRIGVVRRLDKNWILTRAACREYHDFDPEDEATSVESGSKVQLTRMLRDGEVDAALQFWQIVPEIVETGPYREALPVADLVQRLSGADRTLPISTFLTSERYLTANPRAVRGFRGAYADAVDRLRRDDDLWAELADRMMYEDDPAVVRGIRDGWREMVVTDWDRETIAAMGRLFDHLLEVAGAEALGVDRIPEDTFRLEVPPSQ from the coding sequence ATGGATATCGACACCCAACAGGCGGCGCTGGACGAACTCCACGACGACCCCGGCGACCTGCCGGTGATGCGCGCCCGGTTCGAGCACAACGGCAGCCCGCGGTATCTGCTGTACGCGATCAAGCGATTCGGCTTCGATCGCGACCACGGCTTCCACCTCGACGTGGAACTCGTCTCGGACGAACTCGAGGACGGCAAGGAGACGGTCGAGGCCAAACTTCACGGCGGGGACGCGGACCTGATCGATATCGACTACATCTCGACGGCACGCGAGCGGGCCGGCGGCGCGCCGATCGTCGCCGTCCACCCCTACGGGCGGACCGTCGGCGGCCTCGTCGTCCCCGAGGCGTCGCCGATCGAGGGGCTTTCGGACCTTCGGAACTGCCGCATCGGCGTGGTCCGTCGACTGGACAAGAACTGGATCCTGACGCGGGCCGCGTGCCGGGAGTACCACGACTTCGATCCAGAGGACGAGGCGACGTCGGTCGAGTCGGGATCGAAGGTCCAACTCACGCGCATGCTGCGCGACGGCGAGGTCGACGCCGCCCTCCAGTTCTGGCAGATCGTCCCCGAAATCGTCGAGACGGGCCCGTACCGCGAGGCGCTCCCGGTGGCCGACCTCGTGCAACGTCTCTCGGGCGCCGACCGGACGCTGCCGATCTCGACGTTCCTCACGAGCGAGCGGTACCTGACGGCGAATCCTCGAGCCGTCCGCGGGTTCAGAGGCGCGTACGCCGACGCGGTCGATCGGCTGCGCCGTGACGACGATCTCTGGGCGGAACTCGCCGATCGAATGATGTACGAGGACGACCCCGCCGTCGTTCGCGGAATCCGCGACGGGTGGCGGGAGATGGTCGTCACCGACTGGGACCGGGAGACGATCGCGGCGATGGGGCGGCTGTTCGATCACCTGCTCGAGGTCGCCGGCGCGGAGGCGCTCGGCGTCGATCGCATTCCCGAGGACACGTTCCGGCTGGAGGTGCCGCCGTCGCAATGA
- a CDS encoding sodium:calcium antiporter: MALPAPELVGLAVLFLAGVLLVIWCVEIFIEAVAQSAVSLGISGFFLAVILAGVDLENAILGVTAAFVDLPDLALGTVFGESLFVLAVAVGIAGLFVPFRMDIPRIYLLLLVLVPLPAFALALDGTLDWTDGAILTVLFVPLLAGIFWRERRSETTYLLSGEVEEAVDLDAASTDESEGPIENGGATPAIDPSECAGSGDDEIPGSTATDDARNADDRPLADLDLDLDEFVPELEDRSGYFCLAVAMLAIVGMTIGSGITVVSAEGIFVALGVSGLAFGATVLSFIASIEELALTVEPVRQDRPHLAVGNVVGSTAFYVTANVGIIALLSPIDTAGAVMTVHWPFLAACLLVVGVMLARGRVTRFGGAILLALYAGYWVVNYV; encoded by the coding sequence ATGGCGCTCCCGGCTCCGGAACTCGTCGGCCTCGCCGTCCTGTTCCTGGCAGGCGTCTTGCTGGTGATCTGGTGCGTCGAGATCTTCATCGAGGCGGTCGCCCAGAGCGCCGTCTCGCTCGGCATCTCGGGGTTCTTTCTCGCCGTGATTCTCGCCGGCGTCGATCTCGAGAACGCGATTCTGGGCGTCACGGCGGCGTTCGTCGACCTTCCGGACCTCGCGCTCGGGACGGTGTTCGGCGAGTCGCTGTTCGTCCTCGCCGTCGCGGTCGGCATCGCGGGTCTGTTCGTCCCGTTTCGGATGGACATCCCCCGGATCTACCTGCTCCTGCTCGTCCTCGTACCGCTGCCCGCGTTCGCGCTCGCCCTCGACGGGACGCTCGACTGGACCGACGGCGCGATCCTCACGGTCCTGTTCGTCCCCCTGCTCGCCGGCATCTTCTGGCGCGAGCGCCGATCGGAGACGACGTACCTCCTCTCCGGCGAGGTCGAGGAGGCCGTCGACCTCGACGCGGCGTCGACCGACGAATCCGAGGGGCCGATCGAGAACGGCGGGGCGACTCCGGCGATCGATCCGAGCGAATGCGCCGGGTCTGGCGATGATGAAATTCCGGGGTCGACCGCTACGGACGATGCTCGGAACGCCGACGACCGCCCGCTAGCGGATCTCGATCTGGACCTCGACGAGTTCGTCCCGGAACTCGAGGATCGAAGCGGGTACTTCTGTCTCGCCGTCGCGATGCTCGCGATCGTCGGGATGACGATCGGCTCGGGGATCACGGTGGTGAGCGCCGAAGGAATCTTCGTCGCGCTCGGCGTCTCGGGGCTCGCGTTCGGCGCGACGGTCCTTTCGTTCATCGCCTCGATCGAAGAGCTGGCGCTCACCGTCGAACCGGTCCGACAGGACCGACCCCACCTCGCCGTCGGCAACGTCGTCGGCAGCACGGCGTTCTACGTGACCGCGAACGTAGGGATCATCGCCCTGCTCAGCCCGATCGATACCGCCGGCGCGGTGATGACGGTCCACTGGCCGTTTCTCGCCGCCTGCCTACTCGTCGTCGGCGTCATGCTCGCCCGCGGTCGCGTCACGCGGTTCGGCGGGGCGATCCTCCTCGCGCTGTACGCAGGGTACTGGGTGGTCAACTACGTCTAG